The Candidatus Manganitrophaceae bacterium region AATACAGCTCATTCGAAACACGACCGCCGGCAGGCCATAGGTCCGTGCATAGTCGAGAACATATTGGTCGGCCGCCCCTTTCGAGCAACCATAGGGGCTATGGAAATGAAGCGGCCGATCTTCTCCGACGCCGTGCGCACGGATCGTCGACTCTTGCGGCGCGTACCGCTTCGCCGCGTTGCGGAGCGGGAGATCCTCCAGCGCACCATAGACTTTGTTGGTGGAGGTAAATAGAAGCGACGGCGGCTCGGGCTGAGCCCGAATCGCTTCGAGCAGGTTCAGCGTCCCGCGTGCATTGACTTCAAAGTCATGGATCGGCTCAGTGAGGCTGGTGGTGACGGCCACCTGCGCTGCAAAATGAAAAACCGCGCCGGCCCGCGCCACGCTCCGCCGCAAGGCGATGAGATTTCGGATATCCTCGATCTCAACCTCCAGGCCGGCATGATGTTGCTTCCGGAGCCATTGAAGGTTCTCTTCAACCCCGGCGCGAGAAAGGTTGTCAAAAACAATCACCGACCGGCCTTGCTCTAAGAGACGATGGGCCAGATTGGTCCCGATAAACCCGGCCCCACCCGTGATCAACACGGGCCGATCTTTTCCTGCTCCGTTGATCATAGCGTCAACCCCCGGGCGGCGAGCTCTGCACGCGCGTCGGAGACCCGATCGATCGCCACCTGCCCCTTAAGCCACGCGGCGAGTTCAGCCAAGCCCTCTTCCAGCGGAATACGCGGTTCGAATCCCAGCACCTTGCGGGCGCGGGTAATGTCGGCAAAACAGTGCCGAATGTCGCCGGCACGATACTCGCCGGTGATCTCCTCTTGAAGCTCCTCTCGTCCGAGCGCCGCCGCCATCTGCCGGGCAACGCCCTGAATCGGATAGGAGCGCCCACTTCCGATATTAAAGGCCTCTCCCGCCGCCTCGGGAACTTCCAGCGCCAGCCGACAGGCCAGCGCCACATCTTGGACGCTCACAAAATCGCGCCGCTGGGCCCCGTCTTCAAAGATCATCGGCCGATTGCCGTTCAGCAGCCGGGCCGCGAAAATCGCCAATACTCCTGTATAAGGGTTGGAGAGGGCCTGGCGGGTTCCGAACACATTGAAGAAGCGCAACGCCACCGTCGGGATGCCATAGGCCCGCCCGATCATCAAACAGAGCCGCTCCTGATCGTATTTTGAGAGGGCATAAACCGAGGAGAGGCAAGGGAGCTTCGACTCGGGGGTCGGCATCGGCTCGAGCGGCTCGCCATTCGG contains the following coding sequences:
- a CDS encoding NAD-dependent epimerase/dehydratase family protein; its protein translation is MINGAGKDRPVLITGGAGFIGTNLAHRLLEQGRSVIVFDNLSRAGVEENLQWLRKQHHAGLEVEIEDIRNLIALRRSVARAGAVFHFAAQVAVTTSLTEPIHDFEVNARGTLNLLEAIRAQPEPPSLLFTSTNKVYGALEDLPLRNAAKRYAPQESTIRAHGVGEDRPLHFHSPYGCSKGAADQYVLDYARTYGLPAVVFRMSCIYGPHQFGTEDQGWVAHFLIRAIENETITLYGDGKQVRDLLFIEDLVDAFLAVEERIDFLSGEAFNIGGGPANAISLLELVEQIGALRGKKPSVQLDAWRRADQRYYVSDTRKFQAATGWVPRTDVEKGIEALHEWLLAFRSERSALKRPRSVSKIRLSRTAERGAA
- a CDS encoding SDR family NAD(P)-dependent oxidoreductase, producing the protein MKKQILITGGAGFIGSHLADELLSQGYRVRALDSLEAQVHGAEAARPSYLHPEVELVIGDVRDPAAVRRVLEGVDAVYHFAAAVGVGQSMYEVARYTEINNLGTAVLLEALIARPVERLIVASSMSLYGEGLYRAADGSRVTAAERSVAQLKAGQWEPTGPNGEPLEPMPTPESKLPCLSSVYALSKYDQERLCLMIGRAYGIPTVALRFFNVFGTRQALSNPYTGVLAIFAARLLNGNRPMIFEDGAQRRDFVSVQDVALACRLALEVPEAAGEAFNIGSGRSYPIQGVARQMAAALGREELQEEITGEYRAGDIRHCFADITRARKVLGFEPRIPLEEGLAELAAWLKGQVAIDRVSDARAELAARGLTL